A region from the Lolium perenne isolate Kyuss_39 chromosome 4, Kyuss_2.0, whole genome shotgun sequence genome encodes:
- the LOC127332449 gene encoding serine/threonine-protein kinase RIPK — protein MMSRSSKKQQKRSAWSSLFGCCVGSGGKKTGSGKVGPGSSSRRIKDVAADAVAALGQRLSFTDVMSAASDQDLSVSLVGSNLHVFTVGELKAATQGFLDDNFLGEGGFGPVYKGSLEEKAKPGLKAQSIAVKLWDPEGTQGHKEWLAEVIFLGQFRHANLVKLIGYCCEDENRLLVYEYMPKGSLENHLFRKFSPGLSWSTRLNIAVGAAKGLAFLHDADKPVIYRDFKTSNILLDPDYKAKLSDFGLAKDGPEGDATHVSTRVMGTHGYAAPEYILTGHLTSKSDVYSFGVVLLEILSGRRAVDKTRPTREHHLVEHMRSWLKDPQKLGRIMDPALEGKYSAAAAHRAAMVAYQCLSGSPKSRPDMSKVVEELEPLLSLTDDVPSEAVVYVASQDDARKERATRRRNGERESGNGGYRHKARSPKKTVRRRGNQTEEFWEWNMPGEGKV, from the exons ATGATGTCGAGATCATCGAAGAAGCAGCAGAAGCGGTCGGCGTGGAGCTCCCTGTTCGGGTGCTGCGTCGGCTCCGGCGGGAAGAAGACGGGGAGCGGGAAGGTCGGTCCTGGGTCGAGCTCGAGGAGGATCAAGGACGTCGCCGCCGACGCGGTGGCGGCGCTGGGGCAGCGTCTGTCGTTCACGGACGTGATGAGCGCGGCGTCGGACCAGGATCTGTCGGTGTCGCTGGTTGGttccaaccttcacgtgttcacgGTGGGAGAGCTGAAGGCGGCGACGCAGGGGTTCCTGGACGACAACTTCCTGGGCGAGGGCGGGTTCGGCCCCGTGTACAAGGGCTCCCTGGAGGAGAAGGCCAAGCCGGGGCTCAAGGCGCAGTCCATCGCCGTCAAGCTCTGGGACCCCGAGGGCACCCAGGGCCACAAGGAGTGGCTGGCGGAGGTGATCTTCCTGGGGCAGTTCCGGCATGCCAACCTGGTGAAGCTCATCGGCTACTGCTGCGAGGACGAGAACAGGCTGCTCGTCTACGAGTACATGCCCAAGGGCAGCCTAGAGAACCATCTCTTCAGAA AGTTTTCTCCCGGTCTGTCGTGGTCAACCCGGCTGAACATCGCTGTGGGCGCCGCCAAGGGCCTCGCCTTCCTTCACGACGCCGATAAGCCCGTCATCTACCGCGACTTCAAGACATCCAATATCTTGCTCGACCCC GACTACAAGGCAAAGCTCTCGGACTTTGGGCTCGCGAAGGATGGGCCGGAGGGCGACGCCACCCATGTCTCGACGAGAGTCATGGGCACTCATGGCTACGCCGCGCCAGAGTACATTCTAACTG GTCACCTCACATCGAAGAGCGATGTCTACAGTTTCGGAGTCGTCCTCCTCGAGATCCTGTCTGGGAGACGAGCCGTGGACAAGACGAGGCCTACCAGGGAGCACCACCTGGTCGAGCACATGCGGTCGTGGCTCAAAGACCCGCAGAAGCTCGGACGGATCATGGACCCGGCGCTGGAGGGCAAGTACTCCGCCGCGGCAGCTCACAGGGCGGCCATGGTGGCGTACCAGTGCCTCAGCGGCAGCCCGAAGAGCAGGCCGGACATGTCCAAGGTCGTGGAAGAGCTGGAGCCCCTCCTCAGCCTCACGGACGACGTGCCCAGCGAGGCGGTGGTGTATGTAGCTTCGCAGGATGACGCTAGGAAGGAGAGAGCGACGAGAAGAAGGAATGGCGAGAGGGAGAGCGGTAATGGTGGTTACAGGCATAAAGCCAGGTCTCCGAAGAAGACTGTTAGGAGACGGGGCAACCAGACTGAGGAGTTCTGGGAGTGGAACATGCCTGGAGAAGGTAAAGTATAG